A portion of the Kitasatospora sp. NBC_00240 genome contains these proteins:
- a CDS encoding SRPBCC domain-containing protein, with protein MERVLPAPCSVVFRSLTEPQGLARWWGPDGFAIPSVESDLRPGGSYRIAMQPPEGNLFYLAGEFLEVAPPERLSYTFRWEDPDPEDRETVVTLSLRDAGGSSSGLVFTQGDFATERRRALHEEGWTQSLKKLEELLRLHRPESRGEGRLPY; from the coding sequence ATGGAGCGCGTCCTACCCGCACCGTGCTCGGTCGTATTCCGATCCTTGACCGAACCGCAGGGCCTGGCCAGGTGGTGGGGCCCTGACGGATTTGCCATTCCGAGTGTGGAAAGCGACCTTCGGCCAGGAGGTAGCTACCGAATCGCTATGCAGCCCCCGGAAGGCAATCTGTTCTACCTGGCAGGGGAATTCCTTGAGGTCGCCCCTCCGGAGCGCTTGTCCTACACCTTCCGATGGGAGGATCCCGATCCAGAGGACCGGGAAACGGTGGTGACGCTGTCCCTCCGCGATGCCGGTGGTTCGTCGTCCGGGCTGGTCTTCACCCAGGGCGACTTTGCCACTGAGCGGCGTCGCGCTCTACACGAGGAAGGCTGGACCCAGAGCCTCAAGAAGTTGGAGGAGCTACTGCGGCTGCATCGACCTGAGAGCCGCGGGGAGGGGCGTTTGCCCTATTAG
- the mihF gene encoding integration host factor, actinobacterial type, protein MTLPVLTAHARTDALNKAMAARRERSDVLAALKNEQLSLRELLERTDSVIGKTPVKRLLESLPGVGKVRADKLLAELEISESRRVKGLGPRQRERLLERFPSQR, encoded by the coding sequence ATGACTTTGCCCGTACTGACTGCCCACGCGCGTACGGACGCGCTGAACAAGGCCATGGCTGCCCGCCGCGAGCGCAGCGACGTCCTCGCCGCCCTGAAGAACGAGCAGCTTTCGCTGCGGGAGCTTCTGGAAAGGACGGACAGCGTCATCGGTAAGACGCCGGTGAAGCGCCTCCTGGAATCCCTGCCGGGTGTCGGCAAGGTCCGCGCCGACAAGCTCCTGGCTGAGCTGGAGATCTCCGAGAGCCGCCGCGTGAAGGGCCTCGGGCCGCGTCAGCGCGAGCGGCTGCTCGAGCGCTTTCCGTCGCAGCGCTAA
- a CDS encoding DUF2795 domain-containing protein codes for MYWTLELASHLDDAPWSATKDELVDYATRTGAPVEVIENLQALEDDGDPYESMEEIWPDYPTKDDVFHNRDEY; via the coding sequence ATGTACTGGACCCTGGAACTGGCCAGCCACCTGGATGACGCCCCATGGTCTGCGACGAAGGACGAACTCGTCGACTACGCCACCCGAACGGGGGCGCCGGTAGAGGTCATAGAGAACCTGCAGGCACTTGAGGATGACGGTGACCCCTACGAGTCGATGGAAGAGATCTGGCCTGACTACCCCACGAAGGACGATGTCTTCCACAACAGGGACGAGTACTGA
- a CDS encoding 3'-5' exonuclease yields MFRCSTAEFRTTSEPSATAGEASLSPAGRTGTTGSFTMDFRTWPRLYVVDVEGNGATPPDLVELAAVPVVDGRPMLASARSVLVRPAHPITPFASRVHGLTDRHVQNCPSWDEVAPRVRADLDGVWIAAHNASVDYNVLLRHLPGWRPAGVLDTLRLARATYPAAPRYSLDALVEFAGLDLAAIPGHRHRAGYDAHAAALLLLNLASSYATWNTMLASAVPPGMPGAPMPDHHEEQLW; encoded by the coding sequence ATGTTCCGATGCAGCACGGCGGAGTTCAGAACCACCAGCGAACCATCAGCTACCGCCGGCGAGGCCTCGCTGTCACCGGCAGGCCGCACCGGCACCACAGGGAGCTTCACCATGGACTTCCGGACCTGGCCGCGTCTGTATGTCGTCGATGTGGAGGGGAACGGGGCGACCCCACCGGATCTGGTGGAACTCGCGGCCGTTCCCGTGGTGGACGGCAGGCCGATGCTGGCCTCTGCGAGGTCCGTGCTCGTCCGCCCCGCGCACCCGATCACCCCCTTCGCAAGCCGCGTCCACGGCCTCACCGACCGGCATGTACAGAACTGCCCGTCCTGGGACGAGGTCGCGCCCCGTGTGCGCGCCGATCTCGACGGCGTCTGGATCGCCGCGCACAACGCGTCGGTGGACTACAACGTCCTGCTGAGGCACCTCCCCGGCTGGCGGCCAGCCGGTGTGCTCGACACCCTCCGGCTCGCCCGAGCAACCTATCCCGCGGCACCGCGGTACAGCCTGGACGCGCTTGTGGAGTTCGCGGGGCTGGACCTCGCCGCAATCCCCGGCCACCGCCACCGCGCGGGCTACGACGCCCACGCTGCCGCACTGCTGCTGCTCAACCTCGCCAGTTCCTATGCGACCTGGAACACGATGCTCGCCTCCGCGGTGCCCCCTGGAATGCCCGGCGCCCCGATGCCTGACCACCACGAGGAGCAGCTCTGGTGA